A segment of the Stigmatopora nigra isolate UIUO_SnigA chromosome 15, RoL_Snig_1.1, whole genome shotgun sequence genome:
CCGTACGGGTAACCGCCGTCACCTGCCATTGGGGGACGCACGGAGGGTTACGGGAGAACCGGAAACGGAAGACATAATCACCTTCGTGTCTGGCCGGAGCCACCGGAGCGCCGCCGTAGGGGACCTGAGCCGGCGCGCCGCCTCCTATTGCCGTGGGGAAGAAAGCAAAGTGGCGCTTGAGATTTTCAAGCCGGGCCCAGAGTGCCACCAGCCACTCGCACCGTATTTGTTGGCCTTCGGGTCGAATCCGCCACCGACGCCTcctgggaaaaatgtcataccACACTTTCGACTTCAAACGTTTGACCATAAAAGTTGCTTTTTAATTCGATTGGTCTTACCGTAAGGGACCTGAGGCTGTCCGGGGAAGTTTCCAGGACCCAGAGCTGGGAAATTtaggaaagaaataaaaaaaataaaaaacatgagtTCAAACGCTGCAATGAAATACTATTGTTTACTGTCACAATATGGCCGCCGCTGTCCTACGTTTTACGGACCACACTGTAATGTCAATACATGCAAAGTGACGGAAGGACTTGTACATCAGCACTACCCAGTGGACACAACACATACTGCAGGCCGTGGGATGCCACTCTTTGTTGATGTTATTGCAATTGAAACTCGAACTCACCGGCTCCGTAAGGCTCGGCGTAGCCATTTCCGTAAGCCGTCAATAGATGCGGCGAGCCGTAGTCAGGGGCGCCGTTCAGACGTCTGGGGCCGGATGAGCCCGCCGACGGCTCGGCGAGGCCGTTGCCCGCCGGAGCCACCCCGTATCCTCCCGCCGCGCCGTTAGCCAAAGCTGTCGTTGAAAAGGCCAAAGAACGTCACTTTCATCCAGGTCCTGAAAAAGGAACCGATAGACGGCGGAAAGGGCACTGACCCGGAGGACCCCCCGCCGGCCCTTTGCTGTATCCTCCCTGACCCAGAGCGGTGGGGGCTGACACATGCACAGTGAGACAAAGGTTTGGGGGGAGGAGAAAAACGTCCCAAAAGTGGAGTCTCACCTCCGAGGTTCCCGGCCGAGCCCAGGTATCCCCCCTGGCCTAGATTCCCTGTGGGCGTGGTCACAGTATTGACATCCCACCCACTTTGGAAGGAAACGTGACTAGCTCGGGCGGGCCTCACCTGGCCCGTAAGCCCCCGGGGCCGGGTTCCCTCCCACGTAGTCGCCCGCGCCGCCCATGAAACCTGCCGGGGGcagacccaaaatggccgccgatCAGTCACGCGGCTAGAAAAGACTCCACCGACACACAACCGACGACCTACGGGCGGAAATACCTGGCCGGGTGGCGGGGTAGCCCTGGCCGGCGTACGGAACGTATCCTGGAACAGGGCCAACGCCGTAAACTGTCAagtcagacaaaaacaaaaaaagaatgtttaatttcatttaaatgagcAGAGCCAAGCTTTGAAGCCCAAAAACGAACGCTTACCCGGAAGagggccgccgccaccgccataaactgttaaagaaaataaaatgaaagttttCCTCCCaccgtttcttttttttcggcCTCATTTTTCTACTTACGACGTTTGTTGGCGTGGCCCAAAGCCGCTCCGTTGGCGGGCACCAGCCCGAGCGCGGCCAGATTGGCGCCTGATGACACAAGTCGGCGGCGGTTTCACACGCTCGAAACTGGCCTCGGTACTTACCGTAAGGGGTGCCGTAGACGGGAACGCGGCCGGGTACCACAGGTCGGTAGCCCCCTGTCAACGgccacattttaaaaaggtcatttttgaCACCATAGTCAAGATGGAAAAAATAGTGACAGATAAACTGGAGTGATGACCACAAAAAGTTTGACGACGTACCCACTCCTAGCGGACTGGGAAGAGGATAATGGCCCACTGAAAACAGGACAAAAGCATTTCAACATgttgccatgaaaaaaaaacgggacCAAGGAAGAAAAGTTAACCCACTTCCGGCCTTCAACGGCTTGTTGAGGAACCTGCCCTGCGGGGCGCCATTGACTGAAGCGGGTAAAGGGACAAGACTGACTGAGGCTTGTGGCCGTGGACGCGTCAGCCGGACGTTCACTCACCTCCTTTGGTCCGGATGCCGACACCTGCGGGGCGGACGCCGCCTTTTAGTCAACAGAGGTTGCCGTTGTGTGTGCGCCAAAAAAGATGGGCGTCAATTTGGCCGGAAAATAGAATGGCACATGACACCTGGATTCAAAGGTGCCTACATGGCAACATTTGCCAACACATTTTCCCGCAGGCTTTTGAGGATTTTGTGATGTTCATGCAGTGTTTATTCTGTCTCGCCCTCTCGCTAACGAAAAGGAGGGCAAATGGGACTCTCAagagggtcacagggggtgctagagacgATTCCAGGAACTTACGGGCCGTAGGCGGGCGGCAGACAAACAATCACTCACTTTTGGCTTAAAATTTGCCTCCCTtgcaagtttttgggatgtgggaagaataATGCAAATTTCATGCACTTAACGGGGATGGAGAACAACGGGTTAAATAGGTACCTGTTAATATACGTAacactttttaatttgtttgcgTACCTCGGGCTGGTATGATCCTCCTCCACGACACCCCCTGAGCTTTAACCCCTGCAAGACAAAAAGAGCCACGTCAAGACTTtcctaaaatttaaaaaaaagccacgggCGAGCGGATGGCGTCGGCACGTTCTCCTCGCACGCGGCCGCCAAAGTGGCTGGCGTCTCGGTCCTTTGATGGCTGGATATTAAACCATTGCAAGTGGCATTTTTAACGGGCGGGTGAGAAGCGGCCGTGGCTCAAGGGGCCCATTCATGCCAACCTCGGAAGATAAACGACCGGGCCTGCCATTGAGGGCGGGGGCGCGGTCACTCGTTAGGCCTGTGTTGTCGCGCTCGCTAAAACTTGACCGCTAGAGGGCAGTGTTGCAAAACATCTCCATTCAAATCTGTTCCCACACTCTATTGACCGTAACTTTCAGGTAAAaggcctgtttttttcttcttacggTTTATTacaaaactttaatgttttacgcAGTTTTGAGACACTCATCCGTTGATTGCTTagcaaaatagaaataaaaagagTCGGGGTTAGTCATCACAATGGCCTATTATTGATATTATCCCACCAGAagcacattttgaaatgaatgattattaggcaaagatgaaaaatgtgaaGAAGCTCTTCTTACCGCCTTGCAGAGCTGGCCTGGCCAGGCAGAGGAGCAAGCAAATGCAAAGAAGAGCCGGGCACCACATGATGGCAGAGAAGGTCGATGAGCCCCCACGCGTCCCGCCGCCACTTTTATACCGGCGTGCCCGACTCCTCCCACCCGCGACGTCTCCGTGGCGACGCAAATATACCGACTCTGTGAGTTTGGGGAATTTGAAAACAGCGGCCGGTCGGTCCTCCCGTGTGGGGCTTGCACGTTCTCCCCTGGCTCGCGTGgattttcttcgggtactctgctttccgcCCACATCGCAAAAAGATGCACGTCGGGCTAGCTGCTTGAActgtctaaattgccccttgctATGAATGATCGGTTATTGGTGCCTTTGTGCCCTATaattggctccggcacccccggaaacccttgtgaggagaaaaatgaattaatttagagcatgcatgttttggggagaaAACCAGAATACCAGAAGAAAATGGGTACAGGGAGTAAAGTCTGAACCCgccggggattgaaccctcggtcCTCCAAACAGCGAGGCAACGGTGCTCGGCCCGCCGCACAAACTCGAGACAAAAACGATAGGGTGAAAAGGTTTCCGTAGTAAAAAGAAAGCATGTTGAGACTAGGAACAATAAAAGGAGGCCAATTGTGTCCGTTCTTTACGTAACGCTGCGGCCGCGTTCCGCTGGGGCGACACGGGACCACCGCGGAGGCGGCCTAAACATCTGGCCTGACCTCCAAACATTTGGTCTGGCCGCCCCCGCACACACGTTGGCCGCTCAGCGACGTTGTCGCCGTGGTTACAGCTGTCTACGGCTTGGATTTCAATCCTTTACCGGTCGACTTATTGGCTATGATTGTCCACACCTGGCAGCCCACATTTGACGTTTGATTAGCTGGGGAAGCCGCAGAAATTGCACTTTGTGATTGATTTGAGGCAAAAAGCCAAAAAGCAGGGgtttcatttgcattcatttggcCCTTTTTATCCTATCTTAATACTTGGTTTGTCTCCTTATAGCCCATTGTcacatcccataagactaggctttcatttcaaactattttcacaaaatgtagcttttcataaagagcaatactaagtgtcctgccagtgcaatcagtggattggcatcagctgcttgtcacagcccaacccccgtggcTTCAAGTTTGTCGGTTTGAGGCCAAATCTGCCTCCCAAGccacagtggcccaacccccgtccattcaaTTTTGTCAGCCATGTATCTGCCGAATGGCCCTGCCTGGTCTAAACTGTCAAAAGCCagtttaagactttttttggacctatttcaaacgtaGGCCATCAAAGCACAAACTTTTGAGCATTGAAGAGTGAGCGGGCAACATATATTTGACTGGAGTTCTGACTCCTTTGGATTGACAGTAGaagttcatttttaaagtcacaaGAAGCCCAAGCAGAAGGACAAAAGTGCCCGATGTGGCCCTGAAGCCACAGGTACACCACCTTGGACGTCTGCCGCCTTCGACGGCAGCTCTGAGGCCCCGCCAATTTTTTCCGGCGGCTCTCTCGCCTACGCGTCTGGATTTACGGTCACGCGAGACTTCCGTAAAAGGCCGTAAACGTGGAGGCCGGAGGGTGCCGGGGCCCGCCCGCGTCAAAGGCTAGAAACTCAATGTTCCCTGGCACGGAGACAGAATGCTCGATGGGAGGAGCCTATCCCCGCAGAAGAGTTCAACTCGGGACAGACTGAAGGGCAAAACAAGCAGGAAGCAGAGCAAAGGTAAAGAAAGCAACAGACGTGCTACCACggaaaacaatcaaaaagcCCTTTCTGGACAAGAGTAAGTTGTGTCTTTAGTCAAgagcacttttcttttttttcaaggaaagaCGCGGTTGTAACGCCTGCCCATTGTCGTCTATCTGTCCACAGATGTCGTTGTCGGTCGCCAGGCGGGCGCTCGCCGCCGCGTCCCACTCCAGCCACGAGGGAGGAGGTCAGAATGTCGTGAATTCAATaagattttgggggatttttacgAATGAACTCATAGGCCGCGTTTTGCGGCGATAGAGACCCAATCCGTGTTGACCGAGAGGGTCGACAGCAACAGTTTGACGTCGATACGCTACCGAAACAGACTTATCATACCTGTTTACTTCTACCAAAACAAATACGGTTTACTAGATTCTTTTTTCCTTTAAGAACTTGGTGGTCCACCCCGGCAAAATCTTCCAAACCAGTAAAAATGTCCCATGTTCTTCTTAATGCACTCCCCCCAGCTAAGACCTGGAAGATCCTGAGTTTCGTGATGGCCCTGCCCGGCGTAGCCGTGTGCATGGCTAACGTCTACATGAAGATGCAGGCCCACTCCCACGAGCAGCCCAAATTTGTGCCTTACGAACACCTTCGCATCCGCACCAAGGTGAGCGCTCGTGCAGCCGGCCCCCCGGCGCCCTGGCTCAACCGCTGGCTTCCGCCGGCAGAAATTCCCGTGGGGAGACGGCAACCACTCGCTGTTCCACAACGCTCACGCCAACCCTCTGCCCGATGGCTATGAGAGCTCCCACCACTAAAGGGTCAAGTCGCCGTCAACTTGCACTCGAATAAACAAAGCATGTTCCGATTCCTTAtcgtctgattttttttagggacgtTAAAATACTTTGCACTACTTGGGGGGTGTAGCAAGTGAGGCTAATATTATAAAGTAATTTGAAGCTGAATGGTATCTGCAATAAATGAGTGAAATTTAAAAGGGCTTGATTTTCCATATACTTAGGGGATGGAGTGAACGAAATGTAtacttttaaatggaaaaaatccaaactaaatGAAAATAACTACGTCTACGGTTAGTGTCTACCCCGAGCGTTTGATAAATCTGTCCAATCTTGACCGAGTTGGGAGTATTTTAGTGCAGAAAATCACTCAGCTCACATTTCGTGCGGCCGAGAAGTTTACTTCTTCCGGGTAATGCCGGTCATTAACGCCGCCGACCACGACATTTTCAATCTCGCTCACTTATGCGATATCTAGAAACTTCGCGCTCTTTGTCATCCTTGTCCAACCAATCGCGTGCCATTCGGTGACGCAGCGTTACTACGTCACCCAGATAGCGACGCGCGTCGGCCATGTTGTCAACGGAGTGAGAGGCGCGCTTGTTTTCAAGCGAACAGAAAGCAAGACGGGTGGGACTCGAGCACGACCTCAGCGGACCGGGACCGAGGGGCGGCCGGCCATGGACGCGGACCACCTGGACCCTTGTTCTGCGGCGAATGAGCGCGGGGACGCGGACGGCGGCCTAGCGGCGGCCTGCTCGTCCAACGGCAGCGGTGGCGAGGAGGACGACGCCGAGCCAGAGCCCGAGGCTCTGGGGCGGCGAGGGGGCGCCGACGGAGGCTCGGGAAGTCAGCGCGCCCCGGACAGGAGCGTCTTGCTCGGCGGCAGAGAGCAAGAAGTGTCGGTGGAAATTGGAGGAACCTATTTGTGCCAACGAGCCGACAAGACCTGGCGTAAGTTGCACTCCGTCGCCGGGGAAATGACGTCACTTTACCGAGACAATAAGGAATGCCTTCTTTTATGGCGTAGTCAAAAATTAGAATCTCGGGGGCTTGATTGTTAGGCAGGTGTCCTGGAGGGAGGGCAAATTACGCGCGTTACCAAGCGAGGGCGCTGTCGTTTCGTACCGCAGCTTGTTAAAGAGACTCCAAGCGTAGATACGAGTTATAGTTAGTGACTCAGTCAAGGTTTCTTTATTgtcaaaagaataataaaagcgTATTTTCGCCATTCTTTATGAACCATGTTAATTTCTATCTTTAGTTTTGTGCTCATTTTGAAGCCACTTCTTCACACTATGTAAACATTGACGACACCTAGAAATGAATGGActgttttgtcattttgaatTGATGTCATCACTTTCCCCGCTTGGATTTAGACGCAGCGGAAGTCATCCAGTCTCGGCTGAACGAGCAGGAAGGAAGAGAAGAGTTCTACGTGCACTACGTGGGATGTAAGCCACCGCAGTCGTCCGAACGCCACGTCGTCCGACGACAATGCCGTTGAATTCCATTTGTGCTCAGTCAACCGGCGGCTGGACGAGTGGGTGGGCAAAGGTCGCCTGGCGCTCACCAAGACGGTGAAAGACGCGGTGAGGAAGAGCGTGGAGGTGGGCGGCGTGGGCGACGTGGGCGAGCAGCCCGAGCGCAAGATCACGCGCAACCAGAAACGCAAGCACGACGAGATCAACCACGTGCAGAAGGTGAGGTCGGCGAGGagacgggcgggcgggcgggcgggcgaggcTTTCCACAGCGGCAGAgtccatttttattattgttttcagACGTACGCCGAGATGGACCCGACCACGGCGGCGCTGGAGAAAGAACACGAAGCGGTAGGTGGGCCCTCGCCGTCCGTCCCGTCGCCAGCCCACCGCCTTGGTTGACCTCTGAAACCTGGCGACAGATCACCAAAGTGAAGTACGTGGACAAGATCCAGATCGGCAACTTTGAGATCGACGCCTGGTACTTTTCGCCCTTCCCCGAagactacggcaagcagcccaaACTTTGGATCTGCGAGTACTGCCTCAAGTACATGAAGTACGAGAACACCTTCAGGCACCACCTGGTGCGTACTTGCTTctctcttttttggggggagggggggttctAACATATCATATTTCTGCCACTCTCAGGAATTTTCACCTTTTTGGGAATGGATGTATTTACTTTTCCAAACTATGGCTTTCAGCCCTCCTCTTAAATTTGTGTTTGTAGTCCAACTGCCAGTGGAAACAGCCCCCGGGCAAAGAGATCTACCGGCGGAGCAACATCTCCGTGTACGAGGCGGACGGCCGCGATCACAAGGTGAGCCGTGTGCAAATTGTCGCTGGACAGGGAGGtatggaacttttttttttcttctttttcttcccagATCTACTGTCAGAATTTGTGTCTGCTGGCCAAACTCTTCCTGGACCACAAAACGCTGTACTTTGACGTGGAACCCTTCATTTTTTACATCCTCACCGAGGTCAACAAGCACGGGGCGCACATCGTGGGCTACTTCTCCAAAGTAAGAGGCTCGCCGCCAGCGTCGTCGCCATTCGGGAAAGTTGTTTTTGAGGAGGTCAAATGTTTTTCAGGAGAAAGAATCGCCGGACGGGAACAACGTGGCTTGCATCCTGACACTGCCGCCGTACCAACGGCGCGGCTACGGGAAGTTCCTCATCGCCTTCAGTGAGTGGCCGCGCCCCTTTTTAATTTGTCGAACGTGGAGGGCTCATATTTTGGCCGTGGCAGGTTACGAGCTGTCCAAACTGGAGAGCGCGGTGGGCTCCCCCGAGAAGCCGCTCTCCGACCTGGGCAAGCTGAGCTACCGCAGCTACTGGTCCTGGGTTCTTCTGGAGATCCTGCGGGATTTTAGGGGCACGCTCTCCATCAAAGATCTCAGGTGAGCCCACGTTTGATGCTCAAAAATGGAAGGGTGGGTCCGTTTGGGGCTCCGCccttcttttttgtttaactccaACAATGATTTGTGTGCCAACGCAGCCAAATGACCAGCATCACGCAGAGTGACATCATCAGCACGCTGCAGTCCCTCAACATGGTCAAGTACTGGAAAGGCCAACACGTCATCTGCGTCACCCCCAAACTGGTGGACGAGCACCTCAAGAGCGCGCAGTACAAGAAGCCGCCCATTACCGGTGAGTGTCGCCTGTCGGCGCACGCCGCCGTCTGCCGCTAACCACTCTGCTCTCCGCGCAGTGGACACGCTGTGCCTGAAGTGGGCGCCCCCCAAAAACAAGCAGGTCAAGTTGTCCAAGAAGTGAgtcaccgaccgaccgaccgaccggaTGGCCAGAAGCCGCTCCAACTGTAAATATGTTCTATTTCATATCGCTACTTTGTTAGAATAAAGACCGAGAAAAGGCACCAGACGTGCGcacttcatttttaaaacatttttgagcTGGTAAACAAAGTTgaagaaaacattttcaattttagaATGGAGGCACGTCAAATGCTACAAGGTATGCTggctaaaaagacaaaaatgtaatttgttaaGCAAACATTACTTTGACAGCCGTTTCTTTATTTGCAATAAATTAAAGAATCAGTTCATGAGCTAAAGTCATCTTAACGACGTCTTACAGAATATATTAAAATCCACTCCTGATGGAGTGAGATACAAATTAAATTAACACCATGGTAGGAATGTATTTGACAtaaataatattgttttaaaccAAGCGCTTAAAtaagccaaaacaaaaaaaaaaaacgacacgaATAAATACATGGGCAACTTTTGGGGACTTCAGTCTGGCAAGTGGCACTGGTGGGTCAAATGGCCCCAGAGGGACAAAATCCAAGGTGGGGGCTCGAAAATGTGCCCGGCCAAATGGAAACAAACGGGCGGGCGAGCACAGGCGGGGCTACCTGATGCGCCCGTCGCGTCGGGGCGCTCCCAATTGGGACTTGGGGTCCGGGCCGTACGAGCTCCAGGCGCTCTTCCGGCAGGCGCGCAGGGCGGGGCAAACTCCCTCGCCGCCCGCCGAGCAGACGTCGGTCGCCGCCCAGAAGCCGGCCAGGAGGCGGTCCAGCCACCGCCGCAGCGGCGCCCCCGTCAGTCCGGCGTTGGCCTCCGCCTCCTCCACCGCGCTCAGGCTCAGCGGCAGGCGCAAGATGGGGTTCAGGCCGTGGAAACTCTGCTCCATGTACGACTTTCCCGGCGGCCCACCGTGGAGCGTGAAAGCCTCCTCTGTCAAAAATAGGAGAAAGGCCTTAAACGGGTGGCTTGGCCAACCCTCCGAATGAGGCGGTGGCGGGTACCTGACGACAGGGGGCGCCCTCGTCGGAACTGCAGCGGGGCAACCGGGAAGGACGTCTGTCCCAGTGGGCTCCAGCGGTCCAGCACCTTCAGCGTCCACACGCCGGGGCGCAGGGGCCCGGCCAGCGGGGGGCGGTAGTGCGTCACCTCGGCGCCGGCGTCCACGCGCACGTCGTAGGTGGCGGCGATCACGTTGGTGGGGTCGATCCACACCACCGTGGCCGTCAGGTTGCCGCCGCCCCGCCTCCAGCGCAGCGCCGCCGACGGGGCGTCCTCGGGGCCCAGGAGGCCCCCGCGGGTGGCGAACAGGCGCTCCTTGGGGTCCCACTCGCGGCCCACCTGCAACGGGACCGGCGACCATTAGATATCAAGGGGTTGACCGCTCTTCATTGAAAAGAAAAGCGAGGTACCATATTTTTGTACAAGTTTGTCCGCTAGGAATTGTGTGAAATTCACGTTATTTTTATAGTGAACCGCCAGAGGGCGCCCCAGGCAGGAGTTGATCTGACAAAGGCTCATCAAAATGAGTACAAGTAAGggattctttttatattttttatatttcggCCTCCTTTGTGCATTTTTGgctcaagtgtgtgtgtgtacatggcTGTGGGATGAGCGACCGACCTGAATGTGCAGTAGTCTGTTGTCCGGGTGTGGGGGTTCGGCCAGGGCAAAGTGGTCCCGGGGCGTCACCCAGGTCTCCAGTATCCCCGAGCGTCCCGATGCCGGCTCGGTGGCCGCGTGACGCACCAGGTACCCCTGGAAGCGGTCCGACAGGAAGTACATGTGCACGGACAGAGGCTGAGCCGGGCCCTGGTACCTGAAGGAGCACGGAGGAGCACGTGGGGGTGGGAAAACAGAAGGCTTTTTCAGGCCGGGGGTGGACAGACTTGAATAAATAAGCCAGGTTGCCCCACAGAGACGTCTTTATCCCGCACAAGGAGAGCCTTGTGGCAGGGACGGACGGGCGCCAACCTCGGCTAGCTTCTCTCACCCACCCAAACGTCACTCACGCACAAGCGTTGGCCCCTAAGTTGCACATTTGACGGCAAACGTACCTGCAGGTGTCGAGGGGGAGGCTCCCCGGCGCCGAGGACgaagaggcggcggcggcggccctcTCCAGGCCCATGCGGGCGAAGGCGTGGTAGTGTCCCAGCGCGCCGTCCGTGGGCTTGTCGTCCGTCTCGCGCTCGTAGACGTTCTCCCAGTAGGCGTGAAGGCCCGGTAGGCCCGGCGCCCCGTACAGCTGCGCGTCCAGCATGTTGACCACTTCCTGGCTGACGGCCGCCTCAAACTTCCTGGCGAAGAAGGCCGGCCGTGACGCTTGCTGAGAAGGACCACAGGTCAGTCAAGCTTCAAATCTCAAAATGTAAGATGGTGTGCCGATTGGGAAGAGCTTTTGCACTCATTTCTTGTAACACAGAAAAGCGCCTTGGTAAAATGAAGCCAGCGTGGGCCGCCCATAATGACGGCTCCGAAGCGTCTATAAATACGGCGGGCGCTTCCTGGACGGGCTCGTGGCGCTAATTTGGCCCCGGTTATTCCCggcgtcttttttttcctctttcttccAAGCCAGGAATATCTAAGGCTTCCTGCCTTCTAATGACAACCTGCGCTCAGTCAGTAGCTGGTCCTTCACTTGAAAGAATTGCCGGGCCTTTTCAGGTACGCTTTCTTCACAGCGACACCCACGGGCGTGTCAAAATGGCTTGGAGGGGGGCGGGCGGCCTTTTCAAAGGGGCCGGGAATCCCCTCTGACGAGAGCGTTGGCATTTACGAGCCTCGCCCTGCCGATATGTCGACGATAGGGGACGGGAAAGGCGGACTTTGGAAAGAAGGATAGCTGACCTGGAAGCGCGGCACGTCGGCGGGCTTGAAGTCGTTGGGCGAGCAGCCGCACCAGTCCACGATGTGCTTGTACTGGCATTTGCAGCCCAGTTTGCGGTTCCAGTTGGTCAGCCTCAGGTTGTTGTCCACCATGCTGCCGCAGAGGGCGCTGTTCTCCAGCACCGTGTGGAAAAAGGACTGCCAAAGGCGGGACAAAGTCAGAGATGTGTcgcgcaaacaaaaaaaaaaaaacattttcatctcatctcacctCGGCGGGAAGCAGCGTAAAGGCGTAGAAGCGCTTCAAGCCGCTCACCAGCTCGTCCTGGGATCGCGCCACGTAGTCCACAAAGGCCCGGTTGAGCAGGAACCAATCGGAGCCGCCGTCCACCTGGATGCCTTCCGGGATCTGCCGGTCGCCCAGCCGCCACATGTGCGTGTCGCACTCCACGAAGAGGCGGTCCAGACCCTGTTTGCGGATGAAACTGACACGGGACCTCAATGAGACCAAGCCAGGAGAGAATGGAGACAATGACAGGCGGCTCTCACCGCGCGTTGTCGCGCCCGTGGGACTTGATGAAGTTGAGGTGGCGGTGTTTGGACAAGAAGGCCACCAGCTCATCGTTGGTCCTGCAAACGACATTCAAGCCATCACAGAGAATTCCTTCAACGGGCAAAAATCCGCACCAACAAAACCCAATGACGTCAATTCAGTCTGTGACGTGGGCTTATCGGCCATTCTATTCCGAGCTGGCGTCCATCGACCGCCCAAAAAAGCAGGTCACGCCATTTGCACGTCGATAGACTCCGAGCGCCACAAGCCCGCGCTATAATTGGGCGCCGCAGACACGCGCGTGTGCACACTTCAATGTCACAACCAAGGGTGACCAAACCGTCGTCGGCTTTTCACAGGCCTGCGGTAATACTTTGTAATACTTCCCCCAAAGAATTGTTCACCTGATGGGGTAGTCGGCGGCGCTGAGGTTGACAAAGAAGTCCCAGGACCAATCGCTCATGGCCAGCAAGTCCTCCATGGCGCGCAGGTACATGGCCAGCAGGCTGGCCCCGCCCCAGATGGTGGCCATCCTCCACGGCGTCACGCGCACGTTGGGGTAGCGGCGGGCCATCGGCGCCACCTCCCGGTGAAGGAAGTCGGACCTCTGTGGAGGCGGAACTGAGTTATTGTCGGGATCGACGCCCCGCCCAACCCCGATCTGATCCCACCTCGTCCACGTGGATGTAGTAGAAGTGCGACGTGTGGTAGATGGCCTTGAAGAGGCGGCGGAACTGCCGCGAGGCCCGACCGTGCACCACCAGCACAAAGGCCAGCCTCACCGGTGACGCCGGCGAGGCCGGGGTTCGATCCGGTTCTCGATCCGATTCTCGATCCGGTTCTGGATCCCGTTCTGGATCCCGTTCTGGATGTGGTTCTCGATCCCGCTCCTCGTCCCACTCCACGCTGGCGCTGACTTTCCCTGCAAAGTGGGACATGACAAGTGTTGGTCCCCAACTCAAGTTTAAGGAGGCAAATGGCCGAAGATAGGCTTCTGGGGTTCGGAGCCACTCATTTTTAACCCCCTCACACCCGCCAATCCATCAAGTGACAAATCCTCCACATCTTTTTAGAACTTTCATGTTTGACAGTCAGTCCTTTTATTCAAATGGAAGCCACCCCAAATCTGCACGCTCTGCGTCGACTTTCCCCGACGGACGTGCGGGGCGTGCGCTCGAACCGACGCGACCACTAATGACGGGAATGCGTGACGGCCGAGCCCGTCCGCCCGTATCATCCAGCCACTTGAAAGGCCGGGCCCCTGTCCCTCCGTCAAAAGACGGGCTCTCGGAAGGGCCGGCGGAGCCGGCGGGGCTGTGTTCTGGGCGGGCGGGGCCTGCCGCCATTGAGGAACAAAAGTGGAAGCCTTTAGTCAGCGCGTCC
Coding sequences within it:
- the LOC144208539 gene encoding uncharacterized protein LOC144208539, whose product is MWCPALLCICLLLCLARPALQGGVKAQGVSWRRIIPARGVGIRTKGVNGAPQGRFLNKPLKAGMGHYPLPSPLGVGGYRPVVPGRVPVYGTPYGANLAALGLVPANGAALGHANKRLYGGGGGPLPVYGVGPVPGYVPYAGQGYPATRPGFMGGAGDYVGGNPAPGAYGPGNLGQGGYLGSAGNLGAPTALGQGGYSKGPAGGPPALANGAAGGYGVAPAGNGLAEPSAGSSGPRRLNGAPDYGSPHLLTAYGNGYAEPYGAVLMYKSFRHFACIDITVCSGSWKLPRTASGPLRRRRWRIRPEGQQIRCEWLVALWARLENLKRHFAFFPTAIGGGAPAQVPYGGAPVAPARHEGDGGYPYGAHPHGLSGDGSKAGKHGPAAYGAPQTGYVPQQLGPAHRPLEAKAAKYGAAGMGPFAGGYKG
- the cox6a2 gene encoding cytochrome c oxidase subunit 6A2, mitochondrial, giving the protein MSLSVARRALAAASHSSHEGGAKTWKILSFVMALPGVAVCMANVYMKMQAHSHEQPKFVPYEHLRIRTKKFPWGDGNHSLFHNAHANPLPDGYESSHH
- the kat8 gene encoding histone acetyltransferase KAT8, with protein sequence MDADHLDPCSAANERGDADGGLAAACSSNGSGGEEDDAEPEPEALGRRGGADGGSGSQRAPDRSVLLGGREQEVSVEIGGTYLCQRADKTWHAAEVIQSRLNEQEGREEFYVHYVGFNRRLDEWVGKGRLALTKTVKDAVRKSVEVGGVGDVGEQPERKITRNQKRKHDEINHVQKTYAEMDPTTAALEKEHEAITKVKYVDKIQIGNFEIDAWYFSPFPEDYGKQPKLWICEYCLKYMKYENTFRHHLSNCQWKQPPGKEIYRRSNISVYEADGRDHKIYCQNLCLLAKLFLDHKTLYFDVEPFIFYILTEVNKHGAHIVGYFSKEKESPDGNNVACILTLPPYQRRGYGKFLIAFSYELSKLESAVGSPEKPLSDLGKLSYRSYWSWVLLEILRDFRGTLSIKDLSQMTSITQSDIISTLQSLNMVKYWKGQHVICVTPKLVDEHLKSAQYKKPPITVDTLCLKWAPPKNKQVKLSKK
- the LOC144208792 gene encoding xylosyltransferase 1-like is translated as MKALGCRPRRLATRSRSAAVAVALLVLLVQTLLVWNFSSLDGSSGGRRGIANGNNNGNSNGNGYGDGGGRHKRAVGPDKADGRTPGNGAHGRSEAAPPETLGNAATRHKPRRSDVYRSHRPKEKPPPPPDGNNENSVPRDSLGADGGGPAGDLAARRLPEPVGRPVAAPCEMLGKEVVSALSRAKSRQCRQRMADVYCKHREEKLMPRRLPRYCPLPGKVSASVEWDEERDREPHPERDPERDPEPDRESDREPDRTPASPASPVRLAFVLVVHGRASRQFRRLFKAIYHTSHFYYIHVDERSDFLHREVAPMARRYPNVRVTPWRMATIWGGASLLAMYLRAMEDLLAMSDWSWDFFVNLSAADYPIRTNDELVAFLSKHRHLNFIKSHGRDNARFIRKQGLDRLFVECDTHMWRLGDRQIPEGIQVDGGSDWFLLNRAFVDYVARSQDELVSGLKRFYAFTLLPAESFFHTVLENSALCGSMVDNNLRLTNWNRKLGCKCQYKHIVDWCGCSPNDFKPADVPRFQQASRPAFFARKFEAAVSQEVVNMLDAQLYGAPGLPGLHAYWENVYERETDDKPTDGALGHYHAFARMGLERAAAAASSSSAPGSLPLDTCRYQGPAQPLSVHMYFLSDRFQGYLVRHAATEPASGRSGILETWVTPRDHFALAEPPHPDNRLLHIQVGREWDPKERLFATRGGLLGPEDAPSAALRWRRGGGNLTATVVWIDPTNVIAATYDVRVDAGAEVTHYRPPLAGPLRPGVWTLKVLDRWSPLGQTSFPVAPLQFRRGRPLSSEEAFTLHGGPPGKSYMEQSFHGLNPILRLPLSLSAVEEAEANAGLTGAPLRRWLDRLLAGFWAATDVCSAGGEGVCPALRACRKSAWSSYGPDPKSQLGAPRRDGRIR